A region of Streptomyces paludis DNA encodes the following proteins:
- a CDS encoding FMN-binding protein — translation MKRKHPLRRIMIGVAATASGVVLLLALKQPGGTPLAGAGTGTQAGTGVAAAVGGAAGATGGQTVLGNAVDTQYGPVQVQITLEGGKIIKAEAVQAPNSDARSQSVTADAVPKLNQAAVAAQSAQVDTVSGASYTSKGYQESLQSALDKAGTGGGADTETPPAQGDGANGDATGGAEAGADADAGAGAGTDAGGATGGSTGDASGDAPATPPETGPRTVLGNAVNTQYGTVQVQITVEGGRITKADAVQAPNGDARSQSVSADAVPKLNQAAVTAQSAQVDTVSGASYTSKGYQESLQSALDKAGN, via the coding sequence ATGAAGAGGAAGCACCCGCTGCGGCGGATCATGATCGGTGTCGCCGCGACCGCGTCGGGCGTCGTTCTGCTGCTCGCCCTGAAGCAGCCCGGCGGCACTCCGCTGGCCGGGGCCGGGACCGGGACACAGGCCGGTACGGGGGTCGCCGCCGCGGTGGGCGGCGCGGCCGGCGCGACGGGCGGCCAGACCGTGCTGGGGAACGCGGTGGACACGCAGTACGGCCCGGTGCAGGTGCAGATCACCCTGGAGGGCGGGAAGATCATCAAGGCGGAGGCGGTGCAGGCGCCGAACTCCGACGCCCGCAGCCAGTCCGTCACAGCGGACGCGGTGCCCAAGCTGAACCAGGCGGCGGTGGCCGCGCAGAGCGCCCAGGTCGACACCGTCTCCGGCGCCAGCTACACCAGCAAGGGCTACCAGGAATCGCTCCAGAGCGCCCTGGACAAGGCCGGCACGGGCGGTGGCGCGGATACGGAGACGCCGCCCGCGCAGGGCGACGGCGCGAACGGGGACGCGACCGGGGGCGCGGAGGCGGGAGCCGACGCGGACGCGGGAGCGGGCGCGGGCACCGACGCCGGTGGCGCGACCGGCGGTTCGACGGGCGACGCGTCGGGCGACGCCCCGGCGACCCCGCCGGAGACCGGCCCGCGGACGGTGCTGGGGAACGCCGTGAACACGCAGTACGGCACCGTGCAGGTGCAGATCACGGTGGAGGGCGGCCGGATCACCAAGGCGGACGCGGTCCAGGCGCCGAACGGCGACGCCCGCAGCCAGTCCGTCTCCGCCGACGCGGTGCCCAAGCTGAACCAGGCCGCCGTGACCGCGCAGAGCGCCCAGGTCGACACCGTCTCCGGCGCCAGCTACACCAGCAAGGGCTATCAGGAATCGCTCCAGAGCGCCCTGGACAAGGCGGGCAACTGA
- a CDS encoding FAD:protein FMN transferase, producing the protein MAPEAVDRLRHVEESMGTVFSFDIRGIRDEARVHAGLQAAVASLHRADEVFSTFRPDSQIMRLGRGELALSDCVTEVPEVLDLCAAAERESDGWFTTGYAGGLDPTGLVKGWAVERAVRMITSSGASSVCLNGGGDIQLTGGPWRVGIADPLNPGALALVVESLDGGLGVATSGPAERGCHIVDPHTGEAPADGLASVTVVCGAGLTTADVRATAAYAMGGQARDWLESLPDTEGFAIATDGTTWTTSGFHRHTATTTGARA; encoded by the coding sequence ATGGCGCCGGAGGCCGTGGACCGGCTGCGCCATGTCGAGGAGTCGATGGGCACGGTCTTCTCGTTCGACATCCGCGGGATACGGGACGAGGCCCGGGTGCACGCCGGGCTCCAGGCGGCCGTGGCCTCCCTGCACCGCGCGGACGAGGTCTTCTCCACCTTCCGGCCCGACAGCCAGATCATGCGGCTGGGCCGGGGGGAGCTGGCCCTCTCCGACTGTGTGACCGAGGTGCCCGAGGTGCTGGACCTGTGCGCGGCGGCGGAGCGGGAGAGCGACGGGTGGTTCACCACCGGGTACGCGGGCGGGCTGGACCCGACGGGCCTGGTCAAGGGCTGGGCGGTGGAGCGGGCCGTCCGGATGATCACCTCGTCCGGCGCGTCCTCGGTCTGCCTCAACGGCGGCGGTGACATCCAGCTGACCGGCGGCCCCTGGCGGGTGGGCATCGCCGATCCGCTGAACCCCGGCGCCCTGGCCCTGGTCGTGGAGAGCCTCGACGGCGGTCTGGGCGTGGCCACCTCGGGCCCGGCCGAGCGCGGCTGCCACATCGTCGACCCGCACACCGGCGAGGCACCGGCCGACGGGCTCGCCTCCGTCACCGTCGTCTGCGGAGCGGGCCTGACCACGGCGGACGTACGGGCGACGGCCGCGTACGCGATGGGCGGGCAGGCCCGGGACTGGCTGGAGTCCCTGCCGGACACGGAGGGCTTCGCGATCGCCACCGACGGCACCACCTGGACGACAAGCGGCTTCCACCGCCACACGGCGACGACGACGGGTGCGCGCGCGTAG
- a CDS encoding arginine repressor, whose translation MTEAQGNEHGGQSVPQTRTARHRRIVDILNRQPVRSQSQLAKLLADDGLSVTQATLSRDLDELGAVKIRNTGGELIYAVPSEGGYRTPHAPLGESAKEERMRRLAGELLISAEASANLVVLRTPPGAAQFLASAIDQAELSDILGTIAGDDTLMLISRDPAGGQALADHMLKLAQNDR comes from the coding sequence ATGACCGAGGCCCAGGGGAACGAGCACGGCGGGCAGTCCGTGCCGCAGACCAGAACCGCCCGCCACCGCCGGATCGTTGACATCCTGAACCGGCAGCCGGTGCGCTCACAGAGCCAACTGGCCAAGCTGCTCGCCGACGACGGGCTGAGCGTCACTCAGGCGACGCTCTCCCGCGACCTGGACGAACTGGGCGCGGTCAAGATCCGTAACACCGGCGGGGAGTTGATCTACGCGGTCCCCAGCGAGGGCGGCTACCGCACCCCGCACGCGCCGCTGGGCGAGTCGGCGAAGGAGGAGCGCATGCGCCGGCTCGCCGGTGAACTCCTCATCTCCGCCGAGGCGTCCGCCAACCTGGTGGTCCTGCGCACCCCGCCGGGCGCGGCCCAGTTCCTGGCCTCGGCCATCGACCAGGCCGAGCTGAGCGACATCCTCGGCACGATCGCGGGCGACGACACACTGATGCTGATCAGCCGCGACCCGGCGGGCGGCCAGGCGCTCGCGGACCACATGCTGAAACTGGCCCAGAACGACCGCTGA
- a CDS encoding acetylornithine transaminase, translating into MTGNQDLARRWRSVMADNYGTPALSLVRGEGTTVWDADGTAYTDFVGGIAVNALGHAHPAVVEAVSRQIASLGHVSNLYLAEPPIALAERLIQLSGRPGRVYFCNSGAEANEAAFKIGRLTGRQHMVATTGGFHGRTMGALALTGQPGKRDPFLPLPGEVTHVPYGDAEALRAAVTEETALVIIEPIQGENGVVVPPKGYLEAARAITRATGTLLVLDEVQTGVGRTGHWFAYQAHQGIEPDVVTLAKGLGGGLPLGATLAFGPAADLLGPGQHGTTFGGNPVASAAGLAVLDVLAAGGLLDEVKRLGEKVRDGAEALGHPLVSHVRGAGLLLGIVLTEPLAPRVQQAAQEAGFLVNAPAPDVVRLMPPLIAGDREVDALLRALPGILDDARGNGRSGE; encoded by the coding sequence ATGACCGGCAACCAGGATCTCGCGCGGCGCTGGCGGAGCGTCATGGCCGACAACTACGGCACGCCCGCGCTCTCCCTCGTACGCGGCGAGGGCACCACCGTCTGGGACGCCGACGGGACCGCGTACACCGACTTCGTCGGCGGGATCGCGGTGAACGCGCTCGGCCACGCCCACCCGGCCGTCGTCGAGGCCGTCTCCCGGCAGATCGCCTCCCTCGGGCATGTCTCCAACCTCTACCTCGCCGAGCCGCCCATCGCCCTCGCCGAGCGGCTGATCCAGCTCTCCGGCCGGCCGGGCCGCGTCTACTTCTGCAACTCGGGCGCCGAGGCCAACGAAGCCGCCTTCAAGATCGGCCGCCTGACGGGCCGTCAGCACATGGTCGCGACCACGGGCGGCTTCCACGGCCGCACCATGGGCGCGCTCGCCCTCACCGGCCAGCCCGGCAAGCGGGACCCCTTCCTGCCGCTGCCCGGCGAGGTGACCCATGTGCCGTACGGGGACGCCGAGGCGCTGCGCGCCGCCGTCACCGAGGAGACGGCCCTTGTGATCATCGAGCCGATCCAGGGCGAGAACGGTGTCGTCGTGCCGCCCAAGGGCTATCTGGAGGCCGCCCGCGCGATCACCCGCGCGACCGGCACCCTGCTCGTGCTGGACGAGGTCCAGACGGGCGTCGGCCGGACGGGGCACTGGTTCGCGTACCAGGCCCACCAGGGCATCGAGCCCGATGTCGTCACCCTCGCCAAGGGCCTCGGCGGCGGACTGCCCCTCGGCGCGACCCTCGCCTTCGGCCCGGCCGCCGACCTGCTCGGGCCCGGCCAGCACGGAACGACGTTCGGCGGCAACCCCGTCGCCTCCGCCGCCGGACTCGCCGTACTGGACGTGCTCGCCGCCGGCGGACTCCTCGACGAGGTCAAGCGGCTCGGCGAGAAGGTACGGGACGGAGCCGAGGCCCTCGGCCACCCGCTGGTCTCCCATGTCCGTGGCGCGGGGCTGCTCCTGGGTATCGTGCTCACCGAGCCACTCGCACCCCGCGTGCAACAGGCGGCTCAGGAGGCCGGGTTCCTGGTGAACGCGCCCGCCCCCGACGTCGTACGGCTGATGCCTCCGCTGATCGCCGGTGACCGTGAGGTGGACGCGCTGCTCCGGGCGCTGCCCGGCATCCTCGACGACGCGCGGGGGAACGGACGATCAGGAGAATGA
- the argB gene encoding acetylglutamate kinase, with translation MTARKHTALPKAQILIEALPWLTRHNGKTVVIKFGGNAMIDEDLKAAFAQDVVFLRQAGLKPVVVHGGGPQINAQLDRHGLVSEFKAGLRVTTPEAMDVVRMVLAGQVQRELVGLLNQHGPLAVGMTGEDAHTITAVRHRPLIDGEAVDIGRVGEITAIDTGAIEALLADGRIPVISSIARSADDGYIYNVNADTAAAALAAALGAETLMVLTDVEGLYEDWPHSDDVISRLTAGQLEKLLPELSSGMVPKMEGCLFAVRNGVTTARVLDGRVQHSILLEIFTNDGIGTMVVPDGQDADIDADADADTGVQDSSPDERGAK, from the coding sequence ATGACGGCCCGCAAGCACACCGCGCTGCCCAAGGCCCAGATCCTCATCGAGGCGCTGCCCTGGCTCACCCGCCACAACGGCAAGACCGTCGTCATCAAGTTCGGCGGCAACGCCATGATCGACGAGGACCTCAAGGCCGCCTTCGCCCAGGATGTCGTCTTTCTGCGGCAGGCCGGCCTCAAGCCGGTCGTCGTGCACGGCGGCGGCCCCCAGATCAACGCCCAGCTCGACCGGCACGGCCTGGTCAGCGAGTTCAAGGCCGGACTGCGCGTCACCACCCCCGAGGCGATGGACGTCGTACGGATGGTGCTGGCCGGCCAGGTCCAGCGCGAGCTGGTCGGGCTGCTCAACCAGCACGGGCCGCTCGCCGTCGGTATGACCGGCGAGGACGCCCACACCATCACCGCCGTCCGGCACCGGCCGCTCATCGACGGCGAAGCGGTCGACATCGGCCGGGTCGGTGAGATCACCGCCATAGACACCGGCGCCATCGAGGCGCTCCTCGCCGACGGCCGGATCCCCGTCATCTCCTCCATCGCGCGCAGCGCCGACGACGGGTACATCTACAACGTCAACGCCGACACGGCCGCCGCCGCGCTCGCCGCCGCCCTCGGCGCCGAGACCCTGATGGTCCTCACCGATGTCGAGGGCCTCTACGAGGACTGGCCCCACAGCGACGACGTCATCAGCCGGCTCACCGCCGGCCAGCTGGAGAAGCTGCTGCCCGAACTCTCCAGCGGCATGGTGCCGAAGATGGAGGGCTGTCTCTTCGCCGTGCGCAACGGGGTCACCACCGCGCGCGTGCTCGACGGCCGGGTCCAGCACTCGATCCTGCTGGAGATCTTCACCAACGACGGCATCGGCACGATGGTCGTGCCGGACGGACAAGACGCAGACATCGACGCGGACGCGGACGCGGATACAGGCGTACAGGACAGCTCACCCGACGAAAGGGGCGCGAAATGA